TCtcactcctcctccttcttcttcttccctcacatctcttctttatGCATGTATTCACCTCTCTCAACTGTCATTTGCTCCTGCAATCACGCGCACATGGACGTACATATGTACATGGGTGGTGTGGATGGCAGAGATGGCCCAAGGAGGCGGAGGGCGATCTGCCCCGTCTCGGCTTCTTTCCTTCGCCGCGCCACTGCCACTCCTGCTATGCATCAAAACTGTGCCCTATGCGTCTGTATATCCTGCTGTCGAGCGTCCCATACATGTATACAGGTCTCCCAGAGTGTGTTGTAGGCTGAAGGTGGGTCGGATGGCTATATCGCCGTAACACCGGCGGGTGGCGGGCTGTGAGTTCTTATGcatctctctttcaatCCTCattccacatccacattcTACTTGAGACTCGTATTCCATTTCTCTTTCCGGGCATCTggtttttctttctctctttaGATTCtgctttctctctcttcctatctcttccttatctGTGTTTTATAAACAAACAACACTCTATCGCAATGGCTGCTCCATTCGTCCAATACGGCATCACCCCTGGTCAATCCGCCGAAGCTCCCAAACGACCCCATCTTTACGTCGGCAACCTTTCTCCTCGGGTCACCGACTACATCCTCACGGAAATTTTTGCTGTCGCTGGTCCCGTCGTCAGCGCAAAAATTATTCAAGACCGAAATTTCCAGCACGGTGGATTCAACTATGGTTTCGTCGAGTACGCCGACATGCGCTCTGCCGAGCAGGCGCTCACCACACTCAACGGCCGCAAGATCTTTGACGCCGAGATTAGGGTCAACTGGGCGTACCAGGGTAACCAGAACAAGGAGGACACACAGCACCATTACCATGTCTTTGTTGGAGACTTGAGTCCAGAGGTGAATGACGATGTCTTGTCAAAGGCGTTTGGTGCCTTTGGCAGTCTGAGCGAGGCGAGGGTCATGTGGGATATGAATTCTGGCAAGAGCAGGGGCTATGgattcctctccttccggTATGTCTGACATACTCCAATCTGACAGGTTGATTTGCTGACACCTGACTGTTCTACGTAGTGACAAGGCCGATGCTGAGCAAGCTATTGCTTCCATGAACGGCGAATGGCTTGGTTCTCGTGCTATTCGTGTTAACTGGGCAAACCAGAAGACTCAGACAGGCGGCAGCCGAACCGGCGGCGGTACGCCTTCCTACTCGGCTCCCTCTATGGGTGCTCCTCCCGTTCCCGCCGGTGTCCCTTCTGCTTACGGTGCCGCCGCCCCTGGGGTTGTTCCAGGCGTCGGCGTTGGTGGTGCCGTCGGCTCATTTGAGACTGTTGCTTCCCAAACACCCGAGTTCAACACTACTGTCTATGTCGGCAACCTCATTCCTTACACCACTCAAGCCGACCtcattccccttttccaGGGCTATGGTTATATTGTTGAAATCCGCATGCAGGCCGACAGGGGCTTTGCGTTTGTCAAGCTCGACACCCACCAGAATGCCGCTTTGGCCATCACTCATTTGCAAAACCAGTTGGTGCATGGAAGGCCCATCAAGTGTTCTTGgggcaaggacaaggggTCAATGGAAGGTAGCGCACCCGCTGCTGGATACCCCCCCATGGTGAGTTTCATGCCAATGaaacttttttttctttgcatTTGAACTGAATTTTTCTTTGTGCATAGCAACCTCAAATCGGCTACCCCAACTACAACTATTACGGAGGGTACAACTATAATCAGGCCGGCGTTCCCGGTCAGCCGGGACAACCTGGCGTAGCTGTCGCGAGCCACACTGCTCCCGCTGTTGGTGCGGTCGGAGCTGTCGGAGCCGAGGGCCAGGCTCAGCAAGGCGCGTGGGACCctgcagctgctgccgcGTACTACCAGGCTGGAGGCTGGGGTGGTTACTACAGTATGTCTATCATCCATTTTTAATGCTGCATCATGGCTAACGAAATTGATTTCTGTGCTTTACAATGCAGCTCAACAGCAAGACGCTCAACAGCCCTCCGCGCACCAATAAGATGTTTTTTGATACGAGATGGTCTGGTCTTTGGCTGAGCCGAGATGCGTTATGagttgaagagaaaagagcaTTGAACAAATGTCGGCAGTGAAGTCAGGATGAGGGATGGTGAAAACTCCAGGGAGATGAGCGAGTAATGGTGGATGCAAAAGCATTTATTGTCTTAATTCCAGATACACATAAGTTGGGAGAGTTATGTCTAGATGGTTTTCTCTATGTAATCTTGTTGGTGATTTTGGCTAAAATCAGATGTGTGCTGTGCAACAGAAAAAGGTGATTGCAAGAGCCACGTGGAGTGGACGAAAGCCGTGACGTCATGCGCTCCTCCCCATAATAGACGGAGAGTTTACGAGGTTGTCCGTCCGGTTGTACCATGTATATGTCTGCGATCTGCAAagcttcccattctctcttccccttcttcctaaCTTTTGCCGCCCGCCTCGCCCTCTCCCACAGCCCACGTCTTCgaccttcatctccctgctcttctttcctcccgTGCTGGCGCCACGCCACCCACCCCTTTCTTTTGGGGAtatctcccatccccactACTTGATCAGTCGCCATAATGCAGTATCTCTCGAAAGCGTACAACTACTGTGAGTCTCGACACACCTCGGCGTCTTATTCGACTAACTCCAAAACAGACTCTGGCATAAATCCTGCTACTCTCTCAGGGGCTATCGATGTCATCGTCGTCCGGCATGTCGACACTGATGGTACAGtcactctctcctcctcgccatTTCATGTCCGTTTTGGCAAGCTTCAAGTTCTGCGAGCTGCCGAAAAGCGGGTTACCATAAGACTGCCCAATAatcttcctgctcctcatGTGGCTCCATTTCATATGAAAGTCGGCGAGACGGGAGAGGCGTTCTTCGTAGTGGAAACGGATGAACAGGTACCAGCGGATTTGTTGACAAGTCCAGTCGTCATGCCTATCGAAGTGCGTATCATCCATTAAACCTTGCGAGGTTACCTTATGACGTTAGCTGACATGATGGCAGACTGAAGCGCCGCCTTCACCGCCCTTGCCGGATGAGCATCcccaggaagaagaacaccGAGGATCACTGACACAGGAACCGTTTGGCGATACCGAGCAGCAAGTCCCGCCACATGAATCACCGCTTGGTGAAGTCGACTTTCTGGATCTCAATGCCTCGCCTCCTGGAACCCCGAATAAGCCGAGGGGAGATACGCATACGGCTGCCAATATCTCAAACTCTTTGACCAAgtcctctcttcttggcACCGCTTCAAACCTCCTCCCTGGTCCTTTGAAACCCTCGCCATCCAAATACTCTGACAAGAACccaccgcctcctcctccccgtCAGCCGTCCATTGACGATGGCACTCCCAATGGCAACGACGAGTCGAAAGCCAAGCAGTCCTCTCGTCCTGTTGTATCCAGTACGAATGATGAACCAAACCCCATGCAAGCACATCCGGGAGAGAAAGCCGGTCTCCCCCTGCGCGACCACAAGCTTGAAAAACTAAAGTCAGATAGTCGCAATATTACGGCTGGTGTAAAAGCTGCGcagggcgaagaaggcttGCCAAAAGTCAAAGCCGGCCAAGGAGAGGGTCCAGAAGTAGTGTATGGCAAGGATGTGGTTCTCGATATGGACGGCTATCATTCTTCAGCCCGTGCAGATGGGTCAGCCTCCGACAATGAGCAAGATGGCCCTGTGGAGATGTTTATCCAGGATCTATTGGCCTCTGTCCAGCCGGCAGCATCGACGATGGACGACAGACCAAAACCTAGAAAGTCCAGGTCGGCGGATACCGAAGTGCCTTCCTCCAGAagcgatgaagacgaggacgatgatggagatgcaCATACCCCTGTAGAGTATTCCCCAAGACAAGAGGACTCTTCTGCCCGGCAGGATTTATCTATCTCGAACCCCCGCAACCGACCACCCACGCGCAATCGGCTTGATCGTGGTCAATCTGAACCGCCTCAATCACAATTGCAAGATGATCTCTCACGATCGCCCGACCGTGGGGCCAAAGCGgcaatggagatggaatgggATTGGGGACGCCGCAAACCTGTCGGCAGTGACGATGAGATCGATGAGGGAGGCTCAACCAGTATTGCAAGGCTGCCATTAGGTAGATTGAAGAATGTGGAGGAAAATCCGTACATGTTTGTATTGGAAGTGGGTAAGAGAACGCACATGTTTGAGCTTGCTCTATGTGAAGAATGGGGACATAACTCTTCTGTACGTGTGTTTTTCGTCCACTTTCGAGTTTTACTAGTAGCCTGTGACAGTGACTGACCTTGTaccttcttttcgttttcaGGAGGCGTCTCAGGAAGCAGCTTTCACCACGAACCGTCTCACCTTTCAAACATTCATCGAATCTCCTACTGTTGTGGATGACCCTAACATCGTCGTGCGATACAATGATCTCTTTTTTACCTGGTCCTCGGGTTATCGCTTGCTATACGCGCTATCCATGTATCGCCGAGTTCTTGTACCTCCCGCAGCCTCGCCGAGCTCGCCAACTTTACCAGCAATGTCATTATCCGGCCTGAGCGCTGGGGAACAACGCAGGCGGTCCGAGGGCCGAGTAGGTACAGGAGAAGCGGCGCAAAGACAGAG
This genomic window from Cryptococcus deuterogattii R265 chromosome 9, complete sequence contains:
- a CDS encoding nucleolysin TIA-1/TIAR, which codes for MAAPFVQYGITPGQSAEAPKRPHLYVGNLSPRVTDYILTEIFAVAGPVVSAKIIQDRNFQHGGFNYGFVEYADMRSAEQALTTLNGRKIFDAEIRVNWAYQGNQNKEDTQHHYHVFVGDLSPEVNDDVLSKAFGAFGSLSEARVMWDMNSGKSRGYGFLSFRDKADAEQAIASMNGEWLGSRAIRVNWANQKTQTGGSRTGGGTPSYSAPSMGAPPVPAGVPSAYGAAAPGVVPGVGVGGAVGSFETVASQTPEFNTTVYVGNLIPYTTQADLIPLFQGYGYIVEIRMQADRGFAFVKLDTHQNAALAITHLQNQLVHGRPIKCSWGKDKGSMEGSAPAAGYPPMQPQIGYPNYNYYGGYNYNQAGVPGQPGQPGVAVASHTAPAVGAVGAVGAEGQAQQGAWDPAAAAAYYQAGGWGGYYTQQQDAQQPSAHQ
- a CDS encoding phosphatidate phosphatase LPIN codes for the protein MQYLSKAYNYYSGINPATLSGAIDVIVVRHVDTDGTVTLSSSPFHVRFGKLQVLRAAEKRVTIRLPNNLPAPHVAPFHMKVGETGEAFFVVETDEQVPADLLTSPVVMPIETEAPPSPPLPDEHPQEEEHRGSLTQEPFGDTEQQVPPHESPLGEVDFLDLNASPPGTPNKPRGDTHTAANISNSLTKSSLLGTASNLLPGPLKPSPSKYSDKNPPPPPPRQPSIDDGTPNGNDESKAKQSSRPVVSSTNDEPNPMQAHPGEKAGLPLRDHKLEKLKSDSRNITAGVKAAQGEEGLPKVKAGQGEGPEVVYGKDVVLDMDGYHSSARADGSASDNEQDGPVEMFIQDLLASVQPAASTMDDRPKPRKSRSADTEVPSSRSDEDEDDDGDAHTPVEYSPRQEDSSARQDLSISNPRNRPPTRNRLDRGQSEPPQSQLQDDLSRSPDRGAKAAMEMEWDWGRRKPVGSDDEIDEGGSTSIARLPLGRLKNVEENPYMFVLEVGKRTHMFELALCEEWGHNSSEASQEAAFTTNRLTFQTFIESPTVVDDPNIVVRYNDLFFTWSSGYRLLYALSMYRRVLVPPAASPSSPTLPAMSLSGLSAGEQRRRSEGRVGTGEAAQRQSGYGWSRWWRRGQSSGSSAPQGSRPAPGQELHREPKTETAPARTTPVAGTPSTEVQGQGKEMDSSGTRTEAGTHAGLQEEDGNVGKVSPSEEGKKNYAKTLRLSSEQLQQLHLKPGPNTIQFSVTSSYSGLATCAARIFLWEDTDQIVISDIDGTITKSDALGHVFAAIGRDWTHPGIAKLYTDIGNNGYKILYLTSRAIGQADTTREYLKSIAQGQYRMPEGPVLMSPDRLMASLHREVIMRKPELFKMACLRDIQRLFGTQAKEAFFAGFGNRITDAMSYRSVGIDASKIYTIDSTGVVRTELLQAAGHKGSYIQLNDLVNEVFPPVSTKFKPEYTDFNYWRDPVPEVALPDFSPPSPALSARSDTSGRLSVLGKIAGIGRRSSRATVGHAHSPSSASISGASQVDPSSRPSSPLIAPSLTSDDLSEVEDGEGEADEQRSLSSMPGSFEDDRGKHLNDPFSAPHSQGQQSRSSRSLGDQKRGRGKEEEEGEEGQEDGEREREGGDSYSYDDDAIFDDDILAAGEMQHVPF